The proteins below are encoded in one region of Spirochaeta isovalerica:
- a CDS encoding SulP family inorganic anion transporter: MKANSFFYPKFFSLIRSGLDRRQMVQDVLAGVVVGIVALPLCIAFAVASGVDPGKGLVTGILAGFIISFLGGSRVQIGGPTGAFVILIFGFVQSYGFAGLFYSTIIAGILLILFGVLKLGNLLKYIPHPLITGFTSGIALVIFSTQIKDALGLPIEKVPADFLEKWSLFIRKAGDFNPYSLVLTLASIALILILRKVTKRIPGSFVSIILLSGAAALFRLPVETVGSLYGAIPRSFHFGIPAFDPGFLPAYFQAGLAIALLGGIESLLSATVADGMISGNHRSNTELIAQGIANIVTPFFGGIPATGALARTAANVKNGGRTPLAGIVHSLTLLSIMLFFGPYAVYIPMAVLAGILIVVAYDMSELHAFKAYLKGNMYDRIILLVTFLLTVFVDLVAAIEVGIVLSSLLFMKRMSDIAEKRIDHVVDLDVIDDYSALPSRIGIYEISGPLFFASARRYIELMKELGIRKDVIIIRMRHVSFIDKTGMNTFADAVRFLHSRKIDVVLSGLNDEVLLKLKNNGMDRWIPEENICSSFKDAVARAESL, translated from the coding sequence TCCTGGCCGGTGTGGTGGTCGGTATTGTCGCTCTGCCGCTCTGCATCGCTTTCGCCGTTGCTTCTGGTGTTGATCCCGGCAAAGGGCTCGTTACCGGAATTCTGGCGGGATTCATCATCTCCTTCCTCGGTGGGAGCCGCGTTCAGATCGGAGGTCCGACCGGAGCATTTGTCATTCTCATTTTCGGTTTCGTACAGTCCTACGGATTCGCCGGTCTTTTTTATTCGACGATCATTGCGGGAATTCTCCTTATCCTCTTCGGGGTTCTGAAGCTGGGGAATCTGCTCAAATACATTCCCCATCCCCTCATAACAGGTTTTACAAGCGGCATTGCCCTGGTCATTTTTTCGACGCAGATTAAAGATGCCCTGGGATTGCCTATTGAAAAGGTTCCCGCTGATTTTCTGGAGAAATGGTCGCTTTTTATCCGGAAGGCCGGCGATTTCAATCCCTATTCTCTGGTGCTGACTCTTGCTTCCATTGCCCTTATCCTGATTCTGAGAAAAGTGACCAAGCGCATTCCCGGATCTTTTGTCTCCATTATTCTCCTCAGCGGAGCCGCAGCTCTTTTCCGCCTGCCCGTGGAAACAGTCGGCTCGCTCTACGGAGCCATTCCCCGATCTTTCCATTTCGGAATACCCGCCTTCGATCCGGGATTTCTCCCTGCTTATTTTCAGGCCGGACTGGCCATTGCCCTGCTGGGGGGTATCGAATCCCTTCTCTCAGCCACGGTAGCCGACGGGATGATAAGCGGCAACCATCGCTCCAATACGGAACTCATAGCCCAGGGAATCGCCAATATCGTCACTCCCTTTTTCGGCGGGATACCGGCGACAGGAGCACTGGCCAGGACCGCTGCCAATGTGAAAAACGGCGGGCGCACCCCTCTGGCGGGGATCGTCCATTCGCTGACACTTTTATCCATCATGCTTTTCTTCGGTCCCTATGCCGTTTACATCCCCATGGCCGTTCTGGCGGGGATTCTTATTGTCGTGGCATACGACATGAGCGAGCTTCATGCATTCAAAGCCTATCTGAAAGGAAACATGTATGACAGGATTATCCTTCTCGTCACATTTCTGCTGACGGTTTTTGTCGATCTGGTAGCGGCCATCGAAGTGGGCATCGTTCTTTCGAGCCTCCTCTTTATGAAGAGAATGTCCGATATTGCCGAGAAAAGAATCGACCATGTGGTGGATCTCGATGTCATTGACGATTACTCGGCTCTGCCTTCCCGTATAGGAATCTATGAAATCAGCGGTCCGCTTTTTTTCGCTTCGGCCCGGCGTTACATCGAGCTGATGAAAGAACTGGGAATCAGGAAAGATGTGATTATAATCCGCATGCGCCATGTTTCCTTTATTGATAAAACGGGGATGAATACTTTTGCCGATGCGGTGCGCTTTCTCCACTCCCGGAAGATCGATGTCGTCCTGTCCGGGCTTAATGATGAAGTTTTGCTGAAGCTGAAGAACAACGGCATGGACAGGTGGATTCCCGAAGAAAATATCTGCAGCTCCTTCAAGGATGCTGTAGCCAGGGCTGAATCCCTCTGA
- the rlmF gene encoding 23S rRNA (adenine(1618)-N(6))-methyltransferase RlmF produces MADLHERNPHSGLYDFDALVKSLPELEQAVVSNPTGEKTIDFSDARSVFLLNKALVRYYYKVENWQIPEGYLCPAVPGRADHIHYAADLLGEYTGGDIPRGRKVHVLDTGTGAGCIYPVIGCGAFGWKFTASEIDPLSLKMSRLIVQTNPSISKLVKVKQQKQKQFIFRNIIEERDFFDLTVCNPPFFASQKEAVEANREKWRKMTGEESPGNLNFGGMENELWYPGGEAAFIGKMIRESAEFADQVNWFTSLVSRKENLAILEKQLSREKTAAFKTISMSQGNKNSRLLAWTFMSESRRQSLADKYKKA; encoded by the coding sequence ATGGCTGATCTGCACGAACGAAACCCCCATTCCGGGTTATACGATTTTGATGCTCTTGTTAAAAGTCTCCCCGAACTGGAGCAGGCTGTGGTTTCGAACCCCACGGGGGAGAAGACAATCGATTTTTCCGATGCCCGTTCCGTTTTTCTCCTCAATAAGGCTCTGGTGCGCTATTACTATAAAGTTGAAAACTGGCAGATCCCCGAGGGATATCTCTGCCCTGCTGTCCCGGGCCGGGCCGATCATATTCATTACGCCGCCGATCTGCTGGGAGAGTATACGGGAGGAGACATACCCCGGGGAAGAAAGGTTCATGTTCTGGATACGGGGACGGGAGCCGGCTGTATCTACCCCGTCATCGGCTGCGGAGCCTTCGGGTGGAAATTTACCGCTTCGGAGATCGATCCTCTATCCCTTAAGATGTCCAGGCTGATCGTTCAGACAAATCCTTCTATCAGCAAGCTGGTAAAAGTGAAACAGCAGAAACAGAAGCAGTTCATCTTCCGCAATATTATCGAAGAGAGGGACTTTTTCGATCTGACAGTCTGCAATCCTCCTTTTTTCGCATCTCAGAAGGAAGCCGTCGAAGCGAACAGAGAGAAATGGAGAAAAATGACCGGAGAAGAGAGTCCCGGGAACCTCAATTTCGGCGGAATGGAGAATGAACTGTGGTATCCCGGCGGAGAAGCGGCATTCATCGGCAAAATGATCCGGGAAAGCGCTGAATTCGCCGATCAGGTTAACTGGTTCACTTCCCTTGTTTCCCGAAAGGAAAACCTGGCTATTCTGGAAAAACAGCTGTCCCGGGAAAAGACAGCAGCCTTCAAAACTATTTCCATGAGCCAGGGAAACAAGAACAGCCGCCTTCTGGCCTGGACATTTATGAGCGAATCCAGGAGACAATCTCTGGCTGATAAGTATAAAAAAGCCTAA
- a CDS encoding methyl-accepting chemotaxis protein yields the protein MRFFHLKIKGRLILICAVLVIVPILTLGTILYVTIQNETALENETKLRQQSELLSLNAESIYEIALDKVKTDLKVARKTLNSYGDPTVDEKGDLVLYDPVGDRAPIHIAENYAIVDEIRDLLGGTATIFQLKSFEGEKSSDPGSAGWAYDTAFYRISTNVIKDDGNRAIGTIVSKPVFDTIMKGETFFGRAWVVNGWYMTAYEPLYDERMNIIGILYVGVREEDYQNTFLDNIASQVVGKTGYISVLNSKGEYVLSLNHLRDGESIINATDSNGVYFIKEIVDESLSLKKGETGIKYYDWKNTGETRARRKFTSFSYFPQWDWIISPGAYVDDFQDGLIRMRGIILLVGILSAAAGIVVAYFFANSIAKPLKRVAGMADVISRGDLNVEKIEIKRKDEIAMLADSFSGMLESFRYKAGVIETIASGDLTQNIVKASEDDQLGQSLMDMNDSLNGLLNEITQTVNEVNNGAEHVSNAGQELSQGAMEQASSLEEISSSLTRINSQTRQNADSAMEASSLAKTAAANAEKGNGKMEQLLEAMNKIEKSSQDISKIVKVIDDIAFQINLLALNANVEAARAGKYGKGFAVVADEVRNLANRSADAAKETTAMVEASGKNVKEGKTAAEETASQLGEILAGSIKVAEFLMEISRASTEQAEGINDINAGLEQIDQVTQSNSSSAEESASAGEELAAQAAQLKGMLEMFRLSDSYDEKRRLIP from the coding sequence ATGCGTTTTTTCCACTTAAAGATCAAGGGGCGGTTGATACTCATTTGCGCCGTTCTGGTAATCGTCCCGATTCTGACTCTGGGCACCATTCTTTATGTGACCATACAGAATGAAACCGCTCTGGAAAATGAAACCAAGCTGCGGCAACAGTCAGAGCTGCTCTCCCTCAATGCGGAAAGCATTTATGAAATAGCTCTGGATAAAGTTAAGACAGATTTGAAAGTGGCCAGGAAAACTCTTAATTCCTACGGTGATCCCACAGTGGATGAAAAGGGAGATCTGGTTCTCTATGATCCGGTCGGAGACCGGGCGCCGATTCATATTGCGGAGAATTACGCCATTGTCGATGAGATCCGCGATCTCCTCGGCGGAACGGCTACAATCTTCCAGCTGAAAAGTTTTGAAGGTGAAAAAAGCTCCGATCCCGGTTCTGCGGGATGGGCTTATGATACGGCTTTCTACCGCATATCGACTAATGTCATAAAAGACGACGGGAACCGGGCCATCGGAACTATCGTGTCAAAACCGGTATTCGATACGATTATGAAAGGCGAAACATTCTTCGGCAGAGCCTGGGTTGTAAACGGCTGGTATATGACGGCTTATGAGCCTCTCTATGATGAAAGAATGAATATAATCGGGATACTTTATGTCGGCGTGAGGGAAGAGGATTATCAGAATACTTTCCTCGATAACATTGCCAGCCAGGTTGTCGGTAAAACAGGATATATCAGTGTTCTCAACAGCAAGGGGGAATATGTTCTTTCGCTGAATCATCTCCGCGACGGCGAGAGCATCATCAATGCCACCGATTCCAACGGCGTCTATTTCATCAAGGAAATCGTCGATGAATCCCTGAGTCTGAAAAAAGGGGAAACGGGAATAAAATACTATGACTGGAAAAATACCGGCGAGACTCGCGCCAGAAGAAAATTCACCAGCTTCAGCTATTTCCCCCAATGGGACTGGATCATCTCTCCCGGAGCTTATGTGGATGACTTCCAGGACGGTCTCATCCGTATGAGAGGCATAATTCTCCTGGTCGGAATTTTGAGCGCCGCAGCGGGAATCGTGGTAGCGTATTTCTTTGCCAATTCCATTGCCAAACCTTTGAAGAGGGTTGCCGGAATGGCCGATGTCATTTCCCGGGGAGACCTCAATGTCGAAAAGATTGAGATAAAGAGAAAAGACGAAATCGCCATGCTGGCCGATTCCTTTTCGGGAATGCTTGAATCGTTCCGTTACAAAGCGGGCGTTATCGAAACAATAGCTTCCGGAGATCTGACCCAGAACATCGTCAAGGCATCGGAGGACGATCAGCTCGGTCAGTCGCTTATGGATATGAATGATTCCCTCAACGGACTGCTCAACGAGATAACCCAGACCGTGAACGAGGTGAATAACGGTGCGGAACATGTTTCCAATGCCGGTCAGGAGCTTTCCCAGGGGGCTATGGAGCAGGCCAGTTCGCTGGAAGAAATTTCATCGTCGCTCACCAGGATTAACAGCCAGACCAGACAGAACGCCGACAGCGCCATGGAAGCCAGTTCCCTGGCCAAAACTGCCGCGGCCAATGCCGAAAAGGGAAACGGAAAAATGGAACAGCTGCTGGAGGCTATGAATAAAATTGAAAAATCCTCACAGGATATCAGTAAAATCGTCAAAGTTATCGATGACATTGCTTTCCAGATAAATCTTCTGGCTCTCAACGCCAATGTGGAGGCTGCCAGAGCCGGGAAATACGGTAAGGGATTTGCCGTAGTCGCCGATGAGGTCAGAAACCTGGCCAACCGGAGTGCTGATGCCGCCAAGGAGACAACGGCCATGGTCGAGGCGTCGGGGAAGAATGTGAAGGAAGGGAAAACGGCAGCCGAAGAAACTGCGTCCCAGTTGGGAGAAATCCTTGCCGGGTCGATCAAAGTCGCGGAATTCCTTATGGAGATTTCCCGGGCCAGTACGGAACAGGCCGAAGGGATTAATGATATCAACGCGGGGCTGGAACAAATCGATCAGGTCACACAGTCCAATTCATCCAGTGCCGAAGAGAGCGCTTCGGCGGGAGAGGAGCTGGCTGCCCAGGCGGCTCAGCTCAAGGGCATGCTGGAAATGTTCAGGTTGTCAGACAGCTACGATGAAAAGCGGCGGCTTATACCCTGA
- a CDS encoding tetratricopeptide repeat protein: MKKLMALTIILFSSFGLFSMTPELTIDALSEQAEAGRVTAQKILAEKFLLGEGIFQNNELAFYWFNKAAAAGDPESLYQLALLYKRGLGTGVNMNEALSLLNKAAVTGYLKAQYELGIFYRDNDDFSIFWLEKAAERNHVEAQYRLAEIYLLKEGSYFEQLGYYWLNRAAVREHRIARYKLGMLYREGDRSGEDLKIAFKWISQSAEQGFKEAEKELSRMYREGIGTDVDMEKARFWQDRSRRVL, from the coding sequence ATGAAAAAGTTAATGGCTCTTACAATCATTCTGTTCAGTTCCTTCGGCTTGTTTTCGATGACTCCGGAACTGACCATTGATGCCCTGTCCGAACAGGCTGAAGCCGGAAGGGTGACAGCCCAGAAAATCCTGGCTGAAAAATTCCTTTTGGGAGAGGGGATCTTCCAGAATAATGAATTGGCTTTTTACTGGTTTAACAAAGCAGCCGCCGCAGGGGATCCGGAAAGCCTGTATCAGCTCGCTCTTTTGTACAAGCGGGGGCTGGGAACAGGGGTCAATATGAATGAAGCTCTTTCGCTGCTCAATAAAGCGGCGGTGACGGGATATCTGAAAGCCCAGTATGAACTGGGAATCTTTTACCGGGATAACGATGACTTTTCCATTTTCTGGCTCGAAAAAGCAGCGGAGCGCAATCATGTGGAGGCGCAGTACCGTCTCGCGGAAATCTATCTTCTCAAAGAAGGGTCTTATTTCGAACAGCTCGGCTATTACTGGCTGAACAGAGCGGCTGTTCGGGAACACAGAATCGCCCGGTACAAGCTCGGAATGCTTTACAGGGAGGGCGACCGTTCCGGCGAAGATCTGAAGATAGCTTTCAAATGGATCAGCCAATCGGCGGAACAGGGATTCAAAGAAGCGGAAAAAGAACTGTCCCGGATGTATCGGGAGGGAATCGGAACTGATGTGGATATGGAGAAGGCCCGATTCTGGCAGGACAGAAGCCGAAGGGTGCTGTGA
- a CDS encoding PilZN3 domain-containing protein, giving the protein MLTHQEVQLNNQLYNKYKDQRILFSTSVAKSIGLQQSETILKIGMEKTKGALISATMNDMVILAKMTEALRRRIYSENGMVTVHLKFFDSLFKKEMIFNLYTKFVNMNNHGLPGQDMQYLSLKLRRRIPYELVSVFGKHHTKVSTASTVLNKKAEGMLFARGIKKNCFPSYIDNEKVMINFLGNPQSFVNHKAMIVLKSPDTGETYEIIGKIDEQFEQNIDAFQMRLNYSIDQQSPRFTSSLGNLKELINISN; this is encoded by the coding sequence TTGTTAACACATCAGGAAGTACAGCTGAATAACCAGTTGTACAACAAATATAAAGACCAGAGAATCCTTTTTTCCACCAGCGTTGCGAAGTCCATCGGGCTTCAGCAGAGCGAAACGATATTGAAAATCGGGATGGAGAAAACGAAAGGAGCTCTCATTTCCGCGACAATGAACGATATGGTGATTCTGGCTAAGATGACTGAAGCGTTGAGAAGGAGAATCTATTCGGAAAACGGAATGGTGACGGTACATCTGAAGTTTTTTGATTCTCTTTTCAAAAAAGAGATGATCTTCAATCTCTACACCAAGTTCGTCAATATGAATAACCATGGTCTTCCCGGTCAGGACATGCAGTATCTCAGCCTGAAGCTGAGAAGAAGAATACCCTATGAGCTGGTTTCGGTTTTCGGGAAGCACCATACTAAAGTTTCCACTGCTTCAACGGTGCTGAATAAAAAGGCAGAAGGAATGCTTTTTGCCCGGGGAATCAAAAAAAATTGCTTCCCTTCATATATCGACAATGAGAAAGTGATGATCAATTTTCTGGGGAATCCCCAGTCTTTTGTCAACCACAAAGCAATGATCGTTCTGAAATCGCCCGATACCGGCGAAACCTATGAAATCATAGGAAAAATAGATGAACAGTTTGAACAGAATATCGATGCTTTTCAGATGAGACTGAATTATTCCATAGACCAGCAGAGCCCGAGATTTACAAGCTCTCTGGGGAATCTGAAAGAGCTGATAAATATAAGCAATTGA